A single window of Venturia canescens isolate UGA chromosome 3, ASM1945775v1, whole genome shotgun sequence DNA harbors:
- the LOC122408205 gene encoding uncharacterized LOC122408205 produces the protein MNASELVSKSSSELTTLSIGFIIERFTPIYNEFRGYLEGIRIKQSYKNLIDGFLHFLSVTYDLNKETMLVNVGNYSTSEWGPLYWSFLHLSSILLQHALAEKMVNDVRGFPAIIYNIDEILPCSMCQQHYYNIKDSSEIRQIIKTIAFGHVVQGTFYFHGMITENMNKSDRFETKPAFLTTQFCELYHCFPTSMQDTRSLSTIARSPIDWQSTLHVHLSVILGIASQVSFLRASNRLKRLYGFEPTIANPRVINPQEYAFEKSSDEMILSILNKCLENDEYPRDDELSDTNRVLITRARKVLREQTSANII, from the coding sequence ATGAATGCTTCGGAACTCGTATCAAAATCGTCCAGCGAGCTGACAACACTCAGCATTGGCTTTATAATCGAACGTTTCACACCGATATATAACGAATTTCGAGGGTACCTCGAAGGGATACGGATAAAGCAGTCATACAAAAATTTGATCGAtggatttttacattttctgaGCGTCACCTATGATTTGAACAAGGAAACCATGTTAGTTAATGTCGGTAATTACTCGACCTCAGAATGGGGTCCTTTGTATTGGTCATTTCTCCACCTCTCATCGATTCTGTTGCAACATGCTTTGGCAGAAAAAATGGTGAACGACGTACGTGGCTTTCCCGCTATCATCTATAATATCGACGAGATTCTACCATGCTCCATGTGCCAACAGCACTATTACAACATCAAGGATTCAAGCGAAATACGCCAAATTATAAAAACTATTGCTTTCGGCCACGTGGTACAAGGAACATTTTATTTCCACGGGATGATAACGGAAAATATGAACAAGTCGGATAGGTTCGAGACGAAACCCGCTTTCTTGACAACCCAGTTTTGCGAGCTGTATCATTGTTTTCCCACCTCAATGCAAGACACGCGTAGCCTCTCAACAATCGCGCGCTCTCCGATCGACTGGCAGTCCACCTTGCACGTCCACCTCAGTGTCATTCTCGGCATCGCTTCTCAAGTCTCGTTTCTGCGGGCGTCGAATCGTTTGAAACGTCTCTATGGCTTCGAACCAACAATTGCAAACCCACGTGTGATTAATCCCCAAGAGTATGCGTTCGAAAAAAGCTCAGACGAGATGATCTTGAGTATTCTCAATAAATGTCTCGAAAATGATGAGTACCCGAGGGATGATGAACTCTCGGACACTAATCGGGTCCTGATTACCCGTGCACGGAAAGTCTTACGAGAGCAGACGAGCGCGAACATAATATGA
- the LOC122408204 gene encoding uncharacterized LOC122408204 codes for MMQSTAQSHTESSLEQDIVCLASRIMHVIDDNSVEPQARAIAQYMLHSRDMKLEYACELLARPGARNVVNKLLDCESEFMGPTPRALGIDVVAFMTAGKIQQSLDVKHYQKTKASNVDNCESASRMNATMSAQNKAPIIVDRIIPLIKTDLLYSDPKFIWIRYHAFDNRAIETELMNTLEVTVLTVEDTIYEVYFAKSTRVVFNKAKIEKIFETIERNGAGGIIFCSELKYFNYNSLLFLSNYVKFTYCYMLRRSTFDPKDFDEVQAMTIYLTYGLLFVKTSNLTSMPLETHGPLIAYTGERPSMALSKFKSDRVYVNEGTRAMQSMDRGSDIGARSNYVEIVSTLRLDDACLSNIL; via the coding sequence ATGATGCAGTCTACTGCGCAATCGCATACCGAGTCGTCTTTGGAGCAGGATATCGTTTGCCTAGCATCACGCATAATGCATGTGATTGATGACAACTCGGTGGAGCCACAGGCCCGTGCTATCGCTCAATACATGCTGCATTCACGTGACATGAAGCTTGAGTACGCGTGCGAATTATTGGCACGACCCGGGGCTcggaatgttgtgaataaacTTTTGGATTGCGAGTCCGAATTCATGGGACCGACGCCGCGCGCTCTCGGCATCGACGTCGTCGCGTTCATGACGGCTGGCAAGATTCAACAATCCCTCGACGTTAAACACTACCAAAAGACCAAAGCTAGCAACGTTGACAACTGTGAAAGCGCTTCGCGAATGAACGCGACGATGTCAGCCCAGAACAAAGCGCCAATAATAGTCGATCGCATCATACCGCTTATCAAAACCGATTTGCTGTATTCTGACCCGAAATTCATATGGATTCGTTATCATGCATTCGATAATCGTGCGATCGAGACCGAGTTGATGAACACTCTTGAAGTTACGGTGCTGACGGTTGAGGACACAATTTATGAAGTGTATTTCGCAAAGAGTACCCGGGTCGTTTTTAACAAAgcgaaaatcgagaaaatcttcgaaacgatcgaacgaaatgGCGCCGGTGGtatcattttttgttcagaattgaaatatttcaactaCAATTCCTTACTGTTTCTTAGTAATTACGTTAAATTCACATACTGTTATATGTTACGTCGCAGCACGTTTGATCCCAAAGACTTTGACGAAGTGCAGGCGATGACGATTTATTTGACGTACGGTTTGCTATTTGTTAAAACTTCGAATCTCACGAGCATGCCATTGGAGACACATGGTCCGCTGATTGCTTACACGGGCGAGCGTCCTAGTATGGCACTGTCAAAATTCAAGTCCGACCGTGTTTACGTGAACGAGGGTACTCGTGCTATGCAATCAATGGATCGTGGCTCAGATATTGGAGCACGTTCTAATTACGTAGAAATTGTTTCGACGTTGCGCCTCGATGATGCGTGTCTTTCCAACATTTTGTAA
- the LOC128125819 gene encoding uncharacterized LOC128125819 produces MEGKFVLTSCREQSKFGDFAEDSLCARLNGFNLPSKKASNLLNGVYVGGPSAVGKSTTLNKIRQNYPWARVSDISFETLRRHHDDPEMVTNYLLTRRDAPMIYEHTNECTILYKIVNRFMQRDLNRDNVQKCHRECYNALNEASSHIMFIILDSTKNFKTRYYKRLCNASNTINRDHDKYLILQLAAFLALLGKRHLYPFMSVVVIHEAGRILGEEDTYGLDTLFATYHSDNDYAIATFDCDRLVEFIVDAHISHAEDILELS; encoded by the coding sequence atggaaggaaaatttgtCCTCACCTCATGTCGCGAGCAAAGTAAGTTTGGTGACTTTGCTGAGGACTCGTTATGCGCTCGTTTGAATGGATTCAACCTACCGTCGAAAAAAGCATCGAACCTCCTGAATGGCGTTTACGTTGGAGGTCCGAGCGCCGTCGGGAAGAGCACAACGTTGAATAAGATACGCCAGAACTATCCGTGGGCTCGCGTGTCGGATATAAGCTTCGAAACACTTCGCCGTCACCACGATGACCCGGAAATGGTGACAAATTATCTTCTCACGCGTCGTGACGCGCCTATGATTTATGAGCACACCAATGAATGTACGATTCTCTACAAGATCGTAAATCGCTTTATGCAACGTGACTTGAACCGCGACAATGTTCAAAAGTGTCATCGCGAATGCTACAACGCATTGAACGAAGCCTCGAGCCACATCATGTTCATCATTCTTGACAGCACGAAAAACTTCAAGACACGCTACTACAAACGCCTTTGCAACGCTAGCAACACCATCAATCGGGACCACGACAAATATCTGATTCTACAATTGGCGGCATTCCTCGCATTACTTGGCAAACGACATTTGTATCCGTTCATGAGCGTCGTGGTGATACACGAAGCTGGACGTATTTTAGGCGAGGAAGATACTTACGGGCTCGATACGCTATTCGCAACTTATCATTCCGACAATGATTACGCTATTGCAACGTTCGATTGCGATCGTTTGGTTGAATTCATAGTTGATGCTCATATTTCCCATGCAGAAGATATTCtcgaattgtcctga
- the LOC122408209 gene encoding uncharacterized LOC122408209 codes for MGLLGASSRLQWMVSSDCSHLPRNYKVSSIIVILLAFITLVVMLAATIYNIVNTSQLGGSPDSFNSKYKDDVEDVQKALSYLSIASVVLTTLTLAALLWKYSAASKMAKKCLQSPPAALERFDIQEPIPWNKELFNESQ; via the coding sequence ATGGGATTACTTGGTGCCAGTTCACGCTTACAATGGATGGTTTCCTCCGATTGTAGCCATCTCCCGCGGAACTACAAGGTTTCATCAATCATTGTAATTTTGTTGGCTTTCATCACTTTAGTAGTAATGCTTGCTGCAACAATTTACAACATCGTCAACACCTCGCAGCTCGGAGGTTCACCTGATTCATTTAATTCGAAGTACAAGGATGATGTTGAAGACGTACAGAAGGCTCTTAGTTATCTGAGTATAGCCAGCGTTGTGTTGACAACGCTGACACTTGCAGCTTTATTGTGGAAGTACTCTGCAGCGTCAAAAATGGCCAAAAAATGTCTGCAATCCCCGCCTGCTGCGCTAGAGCGATTTGATATCCAAGAGCCAATACCTTGGAACAAGGAATTGTTCAATGAATCACAATAG
- the LOC122408202 gene encoding uncharacterized LOC122408202, with translation MISSSEDFCEHVASRIDDLYESYDDVIQQNPRVELYGKTYSFRDVQKAMTKQMFISVGEISPGVNADCINGANAMAIKRGFENIPRASETCVVQWTRVEHATNVIFSDAEMKDGKFFPPRFFINVGDVAPNSSVRINTGFVLKIPRFAETRQFKDGQIVRGPLSQQPPFVIVPHITCPANDFVPCLFARDSEDTGLFTVHFTTVSGRVGTILVVLKAYRVKMPVNNVCGVGSKQSCKIFKPKDTELSRYVQNLGVKINFDSMSFLAGNARCKTSQSSAVPEASFEYQQPCSSKLTTRVTSRKREWNDSNLLTLSGLYSTQNSIPPKIVCAPEVIGNTRRPTFVDARLNLFSEIGQFTADMKIIDGAFSDQQDYAQICKKMHQSIVSIQSLSAGAKACKATVKKNRSMSSLKNSLRLFDYHRGCVREDGERLAHSTEKSDCAMFKCQPARANAYSVILYSAMKYLISIYFRTDFTPRQLEELRISITPSENADLTTTSDSTARTSTESMTQPMDETLVSSTI, from the coding sequence ATGATATCGAGCAGCGAAGACTTTTGTGAACACGTTGCATCACGGATCGATGACTTGTACGAGAGCTACGATGATGTTATTCAACAGAACCCTCGAGTTGAACTGTACGGCAAGACTTATTCGTTCCGCGACGTTCAAAAGGCCATGACGAAACAAATGTTCATATCAGTTGGAGAAATATCACCCGGAGTCAATGCGGACTGCATCAATGGCGCTAACGCGATGGCCATCAAGCGCGGATTCgagaatattccacgcgcatctGAAACGTGTGTGGTTCAATGGACGCGTGTGGAGCACGCAACCAATGTGATTTTCAGCGATGCAGAAATGAAAGATGGTAAGTTCTTCCCACCGcggtttttcataaatgtggGTGATGTAGCGCCCAATTCAAGCGTGCGCATCAACACCGGCTTCGTTCTAAAGATCCCGAGATTTGCCGAGACGCGGCAGTTCAAAGATGGGCAAATTGTGCGAGGTCCCCTGAGCCAGCAGCCGCCATTTGTAATTGTGCCGCATATCACGTGCCCAGCTAATGATTTCGTGCCGTGTCTGTTTGCACGTGATTCCGAGGACACAGGTCTCTTCACGGTTCATTTCACCACGGTATCAGGCCGCGTTGGTACGATTCTAGTCGTACTAAAAGCCTACCGTGTAAAAATGCCAGTGAACAACGTTTGCGGCGTTGGTTCTAAACAATCGTGCAAGATTTTCAAACCAAAAGACACAGAGCTAAGTCGTTACGTTCAAAATCTTGGAGTCAAGATCAACTTCGATTCGATGTCGTTCTTAGCTGGCAACGCTCGCTGCAAGACTTCCCAATCCAGTGCAGTGCCTGAGGCTTCATTCGAATATCAACAGCCGTGCTCGTCCAAGCTCACCACTCGAGTTACTAGTCGAAAACGCGAGTGGAACGATTCAAATTTGTTAACACTTAGTGGGCTGTATTCCACGCAGAATTCGATACCGCCAAAAATCGTATGCGCTCCTGAAGTCATCGGAAACACACGTCGCCCAACATTCGTCGATGCACGACTCAACCTATTCAGCGAGATTGGACAATTCACTGCCGACATGAAGATCATCGATGGAGCGTTCAGTGACCAGCAAGATTATGCacaaatatgtaaaaaaatgcatCAGAGTATCGTCAGCATACAGAGTTTGAGCGCGGGCGCTAAAGCCTGCAAGGCGACGGTCAAAAAGAATCGCAGCATgtcgagtttgaaaaattcacttcgTTTGTTCGACTATCATCGTGGCTGCGTACGTGAGGACGGCGAGAGGCTTGCCCACAGCACGGAGAAGAGCGATTGCGCCATGTTCAAGTGTCAGCCGGCCCGTGCGAACGCTTACAGCGTCATTCTCTATTCAGCCATGAAATACTTGATCAGCATCTACTTTCGGACTGACTTTACTCCCCGTCAGCTCGAGGAATTGAGAATTAGCATTACGCCAAGTGAGAATGCCGACTTGACCACAACATCCGACTCAACTGCTCGAACTAGCACGGAATCGATGACTCAACCGATGGATGAAACACTCGTATCGTCAACGATATGA
- the LOC122408207 gene encoding uncharacterized LOC122408207 gives MAREYFDESLFVDGSSVLNSDEVGVSNDADQFLVEKYGIPTSTVCSDKISINPPVPCGGINIYTMNKRNKETRQTYRFRQINVSDALESEPIEIAELKDSKIALDVNPNISSLECAIMTKYFAVHNDIVITHGLYRLIEPHFQDGRAWFLTEGLEDTIVQNSLGELIKNKEILNVPNVSYFGPAIDLY, from the coding sequence ATGGCTCGGGAGTACTTTGATGAGAGTCTGTTCGTAGACGGTTCGAGTGTGTTGAACTCTGACGAGGTTGGGGTCAGTAACGATGCCGATCAGTTTCTGGTGGAAAAATATGGTATTCCGACGAGCACAGTGTGCTCGGACAAAATATCGATAAACCCTCCTGTGCCGTGTGGCGGCATAAACATTTACACGATGAATAAGCGGAACAAGGAAACTCGGCAAACTTATCGATTTCGTCAAATAAATGTGAGTGACGCCTTGGAAAGCGAACCGATTGAAATAGCCGAGCTGAAGGACTCTAAAATAGCGTTAGACGTCAACCCGAATATTAGCTCACTCGAGTGTGCCAtaatgacaaaatattttgctGTACACAACGATATCGTCATTACTCATGGCTTGTATCGACTCATCGAGCCTCACTTTCAAGACGGCAGAGCGTGGTTTTTAACCGAAGGACTCGAAGATACAATCGTTCAAAATTCATTGGGAGAGCTTataaagaataaagaaatctTAAACGTGCCTAATGTTTCGTATTTCGGTCCTGCCATCGATCTTTATtga
- the LOC128125815 gene encoding uncharacterized LOC128125815, producing the protein MPNMKKNGDADVATIELEPIAEEANAASVASVENGNTDDTSNEATESPGNEKPLLLSRRKAKMNRVYRRSRSRGCSPARVTYRSIRNKSPSRCMRNMAAVVQTALTADDAAANSTQPHSCPNNRINSGTNSTRHTNLEETSVVDNATNENGDGDDAKERNEREDQTKCTCHCNENVESTKTSKKRRVTETLFGVASGVCRFVRYPLMVSTNAATLYLVMNSLGFNGLEYASRAVSMLQPLVGPLLSSNHVVQAVTSVGQNVGGSIPAALASSQYLGSGTFK; encoded by the coding sequence ATgccgaatatgaaaaaaaacggtgaTGCTGATGTTGCGACAATCGAGCTCGAACCGATAGCCGAAGAAGCTAACGCTGCTTCAGTGGCCTCTGTTGAAAATGGAAATACGGATGATACATCGAACGAGGCCACAGAGTCTCCTGGCAATGAGAAACCGTTATTGTTGAGCCGTCGTAAAGCCAAGATGAACCGCGTTTATCGCCGCAGTCGGAGCCGCGGATGCAGTCCAGCGCGTGTGACTTACCGCTCGATACGAAACAAGAGTCCGAGTCGCTGCATGCGCAATATGGCGGCGGTCGTTCAAACCGCTCTGACTGCGGATGATGCTGCTGCGAACTCTACGCAACCCCATTCATGTCCCAATAACCGGATAAATTCCGGCACGAATTCCACTCGACATACCAATCTTGAGGAGACGTCAGTCGTCGACAACGCTACGAATGAAAACGGCGATGGCGACGATGCCAAAGAGAGAAACGAAAGGGAAGACCAGACAAAGTGTACTTGTCATTGCAACGAGAACGTCGAaagcacgaaaacatcgaaaaaacgTCGCGTCACCGAAACGTTGTTCGGCGTAGCGAGCGGCGTGTGTCGTTTCGTTCGTTATCCGCTGATGGTTAGCACCAATGCTGCGACTCTTTATTTAGTCATGAACTCTCTCGGCTTCAACGGGCTGGAATACGCGTCGCGTGCTGTCTCAATGCTTCAGCCGCTGGTTGGCCCACTGCTCTCGTCTAATCACGTTGTCCAGGCGGTTACAAGTGTAGGCCAAAATGTCGGTGGCTCGATTCCCGCAGCACTGGCCTCAAGCCAATACTTGGGTTCAGGAACGTTCAAATAG
- the LOC122408206 gene encoding uncharacterized LOC122408206 — MLPVKKGQRLYLQSPPPYTPYGGPASENPGAWYAASSAPQITPSVVPGPQYPGNQYIVYCQHPPGTASPSNSSAVVHHSPQQSAEKATPITSTNQPEVEPSKLQKALNNDTAKNGKINKLPALFKEKRDKRSIEDTGSSGKTESTPKSNTSETTVITVPSNTEGTDIYPMIDIKEIENIVENDPAIGKAEKGVVKTLEAVADVLTADMAEAPNGSACKYKTFKCIRFTLIGLKYVAILAAASSIMYAAIRPLIEPASADSANNAGATDLIHHSAELLI, encoded by the exons ATGCTACCAGTGAAGAAG GGTCAACGGCTTTACCTTCAATCGCCGCCCCCGTACACTCCGTACGGAGGACCTGCGAGCGAAAATCCTGGCGCCTGGTATGCTGCAAGTTCAGCCCCGCAGATAACTCCGAGCGTAGTTCCGGGCCCTCAATATCCGGGCAACCAATACATCGTGTATTGTCAGCATCCACCGGGTACCGCGTCCCCCTCGAATTCATCTGCAGTTGTACATCATTCGCCCCAGCAATCTGCCGAGAAGGCAACGCCGATAACATCAACGAATCAGCCGGAAGTCGAGCCAAGCAAGCTTCAAAAAGCGCTCAACAACGATACTGCGAAGAATGGCAAGATTAACAAATTGCCAGCCCTCTTCAAGGAGAAGAGGGACAAGAGATCGATCGAGGACACTGGCTCTTCCGGTAAAACCGAATCTACACCGAAATCAAACACGAGCGAAACTACAGTAATAACTGTGCCCTCCAACACCGAGGGAACTGACATCTATCCGATGATTGATATCAAGGAGATAGAAAATATCGTCGAAAATGATCCTGCAATAGGCAAAGCTGAAAAGGGAGTTGTAAAGACGTTGGAAGCGGTCGCAGATGTGCTGACAGCCGATATGGCTGAGGCGCCGAACGGAAGCGCCTGCAAATATAAAACTTTCAAGTGCATCAGATTCACTTTGATCGGGCTGAAATATGTGGCGATTTTAGCCGCCGCTTCAAGTATAATGTACGCGGCAATACGTCCATTGATCGAGCCTGCATCTGCTGACTCTGCCAATAACGCGGGTGCCACTGATCTCATTCATCATTCGGCGGAATTGTTGATTTAA
- the LOC122408208 gene encoding uncharacterized LOC122408208: protein MSIVSSPNEWAGTDHQVLLPVYEWLIPGKNDLVKYPRLLYRTVESLDVPTDDELLLGGSWTNLTDTPWYDVRVLLCEDNLFPYDLTTPHFRVARGVFLWGAFNLSVKTHLKDEETMFVYHLPGKCIGKFEFRSSSIRLTEIVRKNDDENSMDTSS from the coding sequence ATGTCGATCGTGTCGTCACCCAACGAATGGGCAGGGACAGATCATCAAGTCCTACTTCCTGTGTACGAGTGGTTGATCCCAGGCAAAAACGATTTGGTCAAATACCCGCGACTACTCTATAGGACCGTGGAATCTCTGGACGTACCTACCGACGATGAGCTTTTGTTGGGCGGTAGTTGGACTAATCTTACTGATACACCGTGGTACGACGTCAGAGTTTTGCTCTGCGAAGATAATTTGTTCCCGTATGACTTGACCACCCCGCATTTCCGGGTGGCCCGCGGTGTCTTTTTGTGGGGTGCATTTAATCTTTCGGTTAAAACGCATCTAAAGGACGAGGAAACCATGTTCGTTTATCATCTGCCAGGGAAGTGCATTGGCAAGTTTGAATTCCGTTCATCTTCTATCCGATTGACTGAAATTGTTCGCAAGAATGATGATGAGAATAGTATGGACACTTCGTCATAA
- the LOC122408210 gene encoding uncharacterized LOC122408210 translates to MASKKLLSDRLLSVIVPACTDLGNSIKFSTMTLIVMIGIALVLFIIMALYNWVRDVHAVNYNDQVEREKEHKNIMTILSGPATILVAAALIIGITTHAGWHSSSTKRLAPLCSGLRQAFIRQTVAASNQ, encoded by the coding sequence ATGGCCTCGAAGAAATTGCTTTCCGACCGTTTACTCTCTGTAATCGTTCCTGCATGTACTGATCTCGGAAATTCCATTAAGTTTTCCACAATGACCTTGATTGTGATGATTGGAATTGCTTTGGTTCTATTCATAATTATGGCATTATACAATTGGGTAAGAGATGTGCACGCCGTCAATTATAATGATCAGgtcgaaagagagaaggagcacAAAAATATTATGACCATTTTGTCAGGACCCGCCACCATCCTCGTGGCGGCAGCATTGATAATTGGAATCACCACTCATGCGGGTTGGCACTCCTCATCAACGAAAAGGTTGGCTCCGCTTTGCAGTGGGTTGCGGCAAGCATTCATCCGGCAAACGGTGGCGGCCTCAAACCAATAA
- the LOC122408212 gene encoding uncharacterized LOC122408212 has translation MSSYDVYHASNGKLKEYIPDCEALATSVWRSSIIILFIIGLVLALVIAFVISNSLSTDSDDRAEKDDIEQNMKLAKRTEGISSAVLVILALLFTVSFHSFLLHGRPKKIAPACFFMQERVSNALL, from the coding sequence aTGTCATCATATGATGTATACCATGCGTCTAACGGCAAACTCAAAGAATATATTCCCGATTGCGAAGCTTTAGCAACCTCCGTTTGGAGATCGTCGATCATCATACTTTTTATCATTGGACTTGTCTTAGCGCTAGTCATTGCCTTCgtaatttcaaattctttgaGCACAGATTCCGACGATCGCGCAGAAAAAGATGATATCGAACAGAATATGAAGCTCGCCAAACGTACCGAAGGTATATCCAGCGCGGTGCTTGTCATACTGGCTCTGTTATTCACAGTCAGCTTCCATTCATTTCTGCTACATGGACGTCCCAAAAAAATAGCTCCCGCTTGTTTCTTTATGCAAGAAAGAGTTAGCAACGCCTTGCTATAA